The Longimicrobium sp. sequence TGGACGGCACGGTGCTCACCTGGAACCGCGCCGCGCAGCGCCTGCTGGGGTGGACCGAGGACGAGCTGGCCGGGCGCCCCAACCCGGCCATCGGCGAAGAGCTGCTGAACCTGCTGGACGCCATGCGCTCCGCCGGCCCCGAGGCCGAGCCCTGCCACGCCCGCGCCGAGGCCGCCCGCCGCGGCGGCGGCCTGCTGGCGGTGGAGCTGGAGCTGGCGCCGCTGGCCGACGCGGGCGGCGCGGTCACCGGCACCGTGGCGCTGATGCGGCCGGTGGACGAGTCGGCGCCGTCGGACTCGGCGTCGGGCGACCGGCGCCAGCCCTGGTCGGTGGGCGAGCTGCGGCGCGTGCTGCTGCATCCGTCCGGGCGCACGGCCTTCGCCGACCGGCTGCGCGCCGGTGTCGCGGCGGGCGTCCACACCGGCCACCTTCGCACGGGCGACCGCCTCCCCAGCATCCGCGAGGCGGCGCAGGAGTCGGGGACCGACCACCGCGTCGTCTCTTCGGCCTACCAGCGGCTGGCCGGCGAGGGGCTGGTGGAGATCCGCAACCGCCGCGGCGTGGTGGTGGCCCCGCTCCCGCGCCCGCACGGGCCGGAGCTGAACGAGACCGCCGAGTGGCTGGCGAAGGTGCTGGAGGAGGCCTCGGAGCTGCAGGTGCGCGTGCCCAGCCTTCCCGACCTGGTGCGGAGATGGACCGCCACCGCCACCCTCGACTGCCTGTGCGTGGACGCCACCGAGGACGCGCGGCTGGCCCTGACGCACGAGATGTCGCACCAGTGGGGGATGCGGGCCACCGCCGCGCCCGTCGACGACTCGGGCGACCCCGCCGCCCGCCACGCGCTGGCCGAGGCGATGCGCGCGGCCGACCTGGTCGTCACCACGCCCTTCCACGCGCACGTGGTGCGCCCCGTGGCGGAGTCGCTGGGGAAGCCGCTGGTGATCGCCACCGCGAACCCGGAGATGGTGGGCACCATCGAGGCGCGCCTGCGCCGCGGGCCGGTGGCCGCCGTGCTGGCCGACGCGAGCTACGGCGACCGCCTCCGCGCGCTGGAGGGCGGCGAGGGGATCGTCGTCATCCCCGCGGGCGATGCCGAGGCGGTCGCCGCGCTGGATCCGGCCGAGCCGGTGATCGCCACGCTGGCCGCGCTGCGCCGCATCTCGGCGCCGCTGCGGCTGCTGGTGCCGGCCACGCACTTCGTCTCGCCGATCTCCGCGCGCGCCATCGCCCGCGTGCTGATCGGCGCGAACGTGAACGCCGGGCGGGTGCACGGAGAGTAGCCGCGGGGGCTGCTACACGGAGCGCTTGCCACGGGCGGCGGGATTCGATTACCGTTGTGGTATTCGATACACCCGTTTCGCGGTTCATGTCTCCCCCGCCCTGCTCCGTCCCA is a genomic window containing:
- a CDS encoding PAS domain S-box protein translates to MPDPISIARLLDSLEPRLRQTQDAPPDQLRELLGEASRALHAAVGELREARQSLVSARGGDSSSSGEAGAFRMLFASSPDALLLTGADGVIRHANSAAGALLGVRREDLAGTALDSFVAETGPASVRDVLAMLRGSIEPRRVTLQLRPRRRLPLRVEAAAWACAADDAAIAWSFRVPAADEGTAVGGDAAALRALVDSLPAAAAAMDLDGTVLTWNRAAQRLLGWTEDELAGRPNPAIGEELLNLLDAMRSAGPEAEPCHARAEAARRGGGLLAVELELAPLADAGGAVTGTVALMRPVDESAPSDSASGDRRQPWSVGELRRVLLHPSGRTAFADRLRAGVAAGVHTGHLRTGDRLPSIREAAQESGTDHRVVSSAYQRLAGEGLVEIRNRRGVVVAPLPRPHGPELNETAEWLAKVLEEASELQVRVPSLPDLVRRWTATATLDCLCVDATEDARLALTHEMSHQWGMRATAAPVDDSGDPAARHALAEAMRAADLVVTTPFHAHVVRPVAESLGKPLVIATANPEMVGTIEARLRRGPVAAVLADASYGDRLRALEGGEGIVVIPAGDAEAVAALDPAEPVIATLAALRRISAPLRLLVPATHFVSPISARAIARVLIGANVNAGRVHGE